The genomic window TCTGCCTTAGTCGCCACAATGATGACAGGAATTTCGTAATATTTAAGAAATTCGTACATCTGCACATCATCTGCCGTCGGATCATGGCGAAGGTCAACGAGACTAACAACCGCTCGAAGATTTTCTCGAGTGGTCAAGTACTCCTCAATCATACGTCCCCATTTTTCGCGTTCCTTTTTGGAAACACGGGCATAACCATAGCCAGGCACATCCACAAAACGCATCTTATCATCAATGTTAAAGAAATTGAGTAGTTGTGTTTTTCCTGGTTTTCCAGAGGTACGAGCTAGATTTTTACGATTGAGCATGGTATTGATAAAACTTGATTTACCAACATTTGATCGCCCTGCAAGAGCAATCTCAGGAAGTTCATCCTGCGGATAGTGGGACTTGTTGGCTGCACTCAGCAAAATCTCAGCATTGTGTGTATTGATTTCCATAGTCACCTCTAGGCTGTCTCTAGAATTGGCTTAGCCGTTCCGTCAACTGCTTCTTTTGTGATACGAACAGTTTTCACATTTTCTTGACTTGGAACCTCAAACATAACATCTAGCATGGTTTCTTCGATAATTGAGCGAAGACCACGCGCACCCGTTTTACGTTCGATGGCTTTGTTTGCAATTTCTTGGAGAGCTTCGTCGTCAAATTCAAGCTCAACATCATCATAAGAAAGCAAGGTCTGGTATTGTTTAACCAAGGCATTTCTTGGTTCCTTCAAGATGCGAACCAAATCA from Streptococcus sp. oral taxon 061 includes these protein-coding regions:
- the yihA gene encoding ribosome biogenesis GTP-binding protein YihA/YsxC — protein: MEINTHNAEILLSAANKSHYPQDELPEIALAGRSNVGKSSFINTMLNRKNLARTSGKPGKTQLLNFFNIDDKMRFVDVPGYGYARVSKKEREKWGRMIEEYLTTRENLRAVVSLVDLRHDPTADDVQMYEFLKYYEIPVIIVATKADKIPRGKWNKHESAIKKKLNFDPSDDFILFSSVTKAGMDQAWDAILGKL